A genomic region of Rheinheimera sp. MMS21-TC3 contains the following coding sequences:
- the barA gene encoding two-component sensor histidine kinase BarA — protein MTKIRLRVWLLLCSLLPALLLSVFSGGYFSYVRYHELQLSLTEQARQIAIPLAITTASLLASNNQQDLQKLIDTSHRYNSASLNSIAIVNLQNKLLYNSNPQFNAATLPLTQPDQLAEHGFFNETTSNLLFYHPLTTTQNGQQTNLGYLILNLHKDQLQLRQQNYILYLVLILILCLLICCTPAFYILQRLYHPIREMNKQLQQLIDHDELKNTPLIKCNSPLITAKELHEMQQGLQQLSAQIVSQEQEMQQQIDQANSDLQQTLEQLEVHNVQLDFARRKALEENRQKSEFLAKMSHELRTPLNGVIGFTRQVLKTQLTNNQHDYLMTIQKSANSLLHLVNDVLDFSKLEEGRLSINSEPFSLRELLNDATELLAANAFDKYLELVLIIAPECPDDIIADPKRFSQVLINIAGNAIKFTDHGSIVIRVNCNYLSDGQIMLHCSVQDTGRGIHPEQQKQLFHGFGSSESSSHQSGSGLGLMISQRLVKAMGGKIGFESAQAEGSTFWFTIKCNHHQLSIAETLPIAVLEQKSVLYFEPQQYSREAMLQLLQSWHLNVTTCSTLAQLQSALKNQQHYDIAIIGKAIAINQVNHIISVMQQVKPYCDYTYLLINTLSPSIREILLNAGADACLSKPAHFNKLAMMLASPYLQHKAPVTQAELPTKAALKVLTVDDNEANLKLINTLLAEQVEHIESACDGAEAWHKATQHLYDIIFLDINMPIMDGISACQRIRQSSLNEHTPIIAVTAHTADGERERLIMLGFDEFLSKPLDEKMLQYILQEFCQQKLNTAPSNVNPTVSWPPSKIVDWPLALEQANGKVNLMQDMLAMLVASIKPTQEAIANAIKQQDSEALLHQIHKLHGGCCYTGIPLLKRLAETIETSLKQQVSLQKLEPELFELDDLLNTLWHEYQQWPETFSV, from the coding sequence ATGACAAAAATAAGATTACGTGTTTGGTTGCTACTTTGTAGCTTATTGCCTGCGCTGCTGCTTAGTGTATTCTCAGGCGGCTATTTTAGCTATGTTCGTTATCATGAACTGCAGCTTTCTTTAACTGAACAAGCGCGCCAAATTGCAATCCCATTGGCTATAACAACTGCTTCTTTATTAGCTTCTAATAACCAACAAGACTTACAGAAGCTTATTGACACTAGCCATCGCTATAATTCTGCTTCATTAAATAGTATTGCAATAGTTAATCTACAAAATAAGCTGTTATATAATAGCAATCCGCAATTTAACGCAGCGACATTACCGCTAACACAGCCAGACCAATTAGCCGAGCATGGCTTTTTTAATGAAACAACCTCTAATTTACTATTCTATCATCCACTGACAACGACACAAAATGGCCAACAAACTAACTTAGGCTATTTAATCTTAAATCTACATAAAGATCAGCTACAACTGAGGCAACAGAATTATATTTTATACCTAGTGCTGATTTTAATTTTATGCTTATTAATATGCTGTACGCCGGCCTTTTATATTTTGCAACGCTTATATCACCCCATCCGCGAGATGAACAAGCAATTACAACAACTTATTGATCATGATGAGCTTAAAAACACCCCATTAATCAAATGCAATAGCCCCTTAATTACCGCTAAAGAACTGCATGAAATGCAGCAAGGCTTACAACAATTAAGTGCCCAAATTGTTAGTCAAGAACAAGAAATGCAGCAACAAATTGATCAAGCAAACAGTGATTTGCAGCAAACTTTAGAGCAACTAGAAGTACATAACGTGCAATTAGACTTTGCTCGACGTAAAGCATTAGAAGAAAACCGACAAAAATCTGAGTTTTTAGCCAAAATGAGTCATGAATTACGTACCCCACTCAATGGAGTAATTGGTTTTACGCGACAAGTGCTAAAAACTCAATTAACCAATAATCAGCATGATTATTTAATGACAATCCAAAAGTCTGCTAATAGCTTATTACACTTAGTTAATGATGTATTAGATTTCTCTAAGCTCGAAGAAGGCCGGCTATCTATTAATTCTGAGCCTTTTTCACTACGTGAGTTGCTAAATGATGCAACTGAATTACTGGCTGCCAATGCATTTGATAAATACTTAGAGTTAGTCTTAATAATTGCGCCTGAATGCCCTGATGATATTATTGCTGACCCTAAACGCTTTAGCCAAGTACTCATAAACATTGCTGGCAATGCTATTAAATTTACCGATCATGGCAGCATTGTTATTCGGGTAAACTGTAACTATTTAAGTGATGGTCAAATAATGCTGCATTGTTCGGTACAAGATACCGGACGAGGAATTCATCCCGAGCAACAAAAGCAATTATTTCATGGTTTTGGCTCTTCAGAGTCCAGCAGCCATCAGTCTGGATCCGGTTTAGGCCTAATGATCTCGCAGCGTCTAGTCAAAGCTATGGGTGGTAAAATTGGCTTTGAAAGTGCTCAAGCAGAAGGCTCTACTTTTTGGTTTACCATAAAGTGTAACCATCACCAACTTAGTATTGCCGAGACTTTACCTATAGCGGTATTAGAACAAAAAAGTGTACTGTACTTCGAGCCGCAGCAATATTCACGTGAAGCCATGTTACAGCTACTACAAAGTTGGCATCTAAATGTCACCACTTGCAGCACCCTAGCACAATTGCAAAGTGCATTAAAAAATCAACAGCATTACGACATAGCAATCATTGGTAAAGCTATTGCAATTAATCAAGTTAATCACATTATAAGCGTTATGCAGCAAGTTAAACCTTATTGTGATTATACTTACTTATTAATTAATACCTTATCTCCTAGTATTCGCGAAATCTTACTTAATGCTGGCGCCGATGCTTGCTTATCTAAACCTGCCCACTTCAACAAATTAGCCATGATGTTAGCCAGCCCCTATTTACAACATAAAGCGCCCGTTACACAAGCTGAGCTACCAACTAAAGCCGCATTAAAAGTACTTACTGTGGATGATAATGAAGCTAACTTAAAGCTAATTAATACCCTACTAGCAGAGCAAGTAGAGCATATAGAGTCAGCTTGCGATGGCGCAGAAGCTTGGCATAAAGCGACTCAACATCTTTATGACATTATATTTTTAGATATTAATATGCCTATTATGGATGGTATTAGCGCCTGCCAGCGTATTAGGCAAAGTTCGTTAAATGAACATACCCCTATCATCGCCGTTACCGCCCATACAGCAGATGGCGAGCGTGAACGACTAATAATGCTCGGCTTTGATGAGTTTTTAAGTAAGCCTTTGGATGAAAAGATGTTGCAATATATTTTGCAAGAATTTTGTCAGCAAAAACTAAACACGGCTCCTAGTAACGTAAATCCAACCGTATCTTGGCCGCCTAGTAAAATAGTTGACTGGCCACTGGCATTAGAGCAAGCCAATGGTAAAGTTAATTTAATGCAGGATATGCTAGCAATGCTAGTGGCTAGTATTAAGCCCACCCAAGAAGCCATAGCTAATGCCATTAAACAGCAAGATAGCGAAGCCTTATTGCATCAAATTCATAAATTACATGGCGGCTGTTGTTATACAGGGATACCTCTCTTAAAGCGTCTAGCTGAAACAATTGAAACTAGTTTAAAACAACAAGTTTCACTACAAAAATTAGAGCCCGAGCTATTTGAATTAGATGATTTGTTAAATACCTTATGGCATGAATATCAGCAATGGCCGGAGACTTTTAGTGTTTAG